A genomic stretch from Helianthus annuus cultivar XRQ/B chromosome 1, HanXRQr2.0-SUNRISE, whole genome shotgun sequence includes:
- the LOC118481998 gene encoding polyribonucleotide nucleotidyltransferase 1, chloroplastic-like isoform X1 produces MASVCRGCLALQDAGVPLKSSIAGIAMGLVLDTHESGGDGTPLILSDITGSEDASGDMDLKVAGNEDRVTTFQMDIKERTLLLNWAPFEVTCANCKRRILYCFKPKIHG; encoded by the exons ATGGCATCCGTTTGCAGGGGATGTCTTGCATTACAAGACGCCGGTGTACCGTTAAAGAGTTCTATTGCCGGAATAGCAATGGGTTTGGTTCTAGACACACATGAATCTGGCGGAGATGGAACACCACTTATTTTATCTGACATCACCGGCTCCGAGGATGCTTCTGGAGATATGGACTTAAAG GTTGCTGGCAATGAAGATAGAGTAACAACATTTCAAATGGATATAAAG GAGAGAACATTGCTGCTGAACTGGGCACCGTTTGAAGTTACTTGCGCAAATTGCAAAAGACGAATTTTGTACTGCTTCAAACCCAAG ATCCATGGCTGA
- the LOC118481998 gene encoding polyribonucleotide nucleotidyltransferase 1, chloroplastic-like isoform X2, with product MASVCRGCLALQDAGVPLKSSIAGIAMGLVLDTHESGGDGTPLILSDITGSEDASGDMDLKVAGNEDRVTTFQMDIKVGGIILSTMNQALLQAKE from the exons ATGGCATCCGTTTGCAGGGGATGTCTTGCATTACAAGACGCCGGTGTACCGTTAAAGAGTTCTATTGCCGGAATAGCAATGGGTTTGGTTCTAGACACACATGAATCTGGCGGAGATGGAACACCACTTATTTTATCTGACATCACCGGCTCCGAGGATGCTTCTGGAGATATGGACTTAAAG GTTGCTGGCAATGAAGATAGAGTAACAACATTTCAAATGGATATAAAG GTAGGTGGAATTATTTTGTCAACAATGAATCAGGCTTTGCTGCAAGCAAAGGAATGA